The window AACTGGGCCGCTTCCGTTGGGTTCTCAATGGCGAAGCGCCATCCCCGGAGCGTGGCCCGCAGGAAGCGTACCACTGTCTCCCGGTTGGCGGCGAGGTAAGCGTCGGTGGTGACCAGGCTGTCGGTGCTGAAATGGACGCCGTAGTCATCGGGGTAGATCACATGTAGCTGGTATCCCGCTTTCTCGGCTGCCAACAATTCGGTGGTGACAAAACCTGTGGCCACGTCTACCTGGCCGGTAAACAGGGCCGAAAAGGCCGCATCCGGATCTTCGCGCCATTGATCAGGGTGCATGCCAA of the Litorilinea aerophila genome contains:
- a CDS encoding ABC transporter substrate-binding protein; translation: MMEKVGMHPDQWREDPDAAFSALFTGQVDVATGFVTTELLAAEKAGYQLHVIYPDDYGVHFSTDSLVTTDAYLAANRETVVRFLRATLRGWRFAIENPTEAAQLTVHYNPAADPMYELNTLTASLPFIHTGQDPIGMMTIEEWTGMVDALGTYEFLDQTVPDPTDVFTLEILREIYPEQ